In Sphingomonas sp. M1-B02, the sequence ACGTCATAATCGCGCGGCGATTCGAGCAGGCCATAGCGCCCGGCGTTGATCGAGGCGCCGACCGTGGGAAACAGATCGCGCTCCGCGGCGCGCGCATCGCGGCGGGCGGCAACCTCCTGCTCGCGCGCGGCACGCGCCGCGGGAGTCGTGTCGGCCGCGGTCCGCGCTTCCTCGATCGTCTCGGGCGGGGTGCCGAGCTCGGGCGCGCGCATCAGCCCAAGCGGGGGCGGCGCGCCGGTGAGCTCGCGGAAGCGGGCCTCGGCCGAGCTCAGTTGCTGCGCATAGCGGGCGCTGCGGATATCGAGCTGCGCGAGCGCATTCTCGATCAGCGCGGCATCGCTCTGCGCCGAGACGCCGCCGGCGATCCGCTTGCGCACGCCTTCGCGATTCTTGAGCGAATCCTGCTGATAGGCGCTGGTGAGCGCCATGATCGTGCGGAGCGAATAGACGTCGTACCAGGCGGCGATCGTGTTGAGCGCGACCTGATCGGCGGCATTGTCCACCCCCAGCGCGGCGGCGCGCAGCCGGGCGCCGGCGGCATCGATGCGCGCATTGGTGGCGCCGAAATCGGTGATGAGCTGGTTCACCACGGCCAGTTCGTCGAAGCGGCGGTTGGCGCGGGTCCGCTCGACGATATTGTCGACCGAATCGCCCGAGAACTGGCGACCGAGCACCTGGAAGCCGACGATGTTGAGCTCGCCCGAGGGCGCCTTGGCAGCCTCCTGCTGATACAGCGCATAGCGCGCTTCCTCGGCATAGCCGCTGGTCTCGTCGAGCCCCGGATGGCGCACGACCGCGGCCTGGACGAGCGCCCGGAAGCCATCCGCCGGGGCCGAGACCAGCACGCTGGCGAGCAGCGGATCGTCGGCCGGATCGAGATCGAGCGGGCGCGCGGCCGGGCCGGGCAGCCGCACATCCTGCGGTCCTTCGGAGACCGGCAGCGGCGGCGGCCCTGCGACCGGCACCGCGACGCGGGCGGCGGGATCGATCACCGGCGCCTGGGGCGGACGGACATCGACATTGACCGGGGGAACGACCGTGGAGGTGAACGGCGCGGGCGCCGGATTCTCGGCGGAGGAAGGCGGGCTGATCGAGACGGGGGGAGTCGATTGCGCCGCGGCGGGCGGCGAGCCGACCAGGGGAAGCGCCAGCGATATCAGAAGGGGCGAGGCCCGGCGGCCTGCACGGCGGCGAGGCAGCGAATATGTACGCATCCGAAAATGAGTTCCTTCTGCACGCAAGAACCCGGCGTGCCGCCCCGAGGGTAAGGCGCCCTTAACCGATGTGGAACCCGCTGTCCACGGGCCGCCCCGCGCAGGCCGGGCGACCTGCGGCAGGCAAAAAAAGAGGGCCCCCGCGAACGGGGGCCCTCCAGGGAGTTTGGTATTCAATGCAGCTTACGCTGCGGTCGGCAGCGTCGTGGTCGGCGTGATCACGAAGTCCGTCGCTGCGAGCGTCGTGCCCGGATTGACCTGGGCGAAGAGAACCGCCGCAGTCGCACCAGCACCGTCCGAGTCGAAGAACACGCGGCCAGTTGCCTGATCGTACAGGATGGTAGCCTGGCTGCCGCTGGCAACCGTGCCGTTCTGGAACTCGGCGCCTTCAACGGTCGGACCGAAAGCGGTCGCCCCGCCAGTAGCCGCGAACGAAGTCTCCGAGAGGGAGATCTTGTCACCCTGCGCCGAGCTGAAGTCCGCGATCGTGTCGGCATTTGCGAGCGCGATGGTTCCGCCGAAGTGGAACGTGTCCGCCCCACCGAGACCGGTGAGATAGTCACGACCATCTGCACCAACCAGCACGTTGTTGCCGTTCGAGCCCGAGATCACGTTGTCGAGCGCGTTACCGACCAGCGTCAGCGTCGTGACATTGGCCTGATCAGCTGCGACCAGGTTCTCGACGTTGGTGCCCAGCACGAAGCTCGCGCTGGTGTAGACCGTGTCGTTACCTGCGCCTGCACCCTCGGTGACAACATCACCGGTAGCTGCGGCAGTCGTCGAGCCCTGGTAGTTCGAGTTGAAGACACGATAGGTGTCGTCACCCGCGCCGCCAACCAGCGTGTCACCCTTGCCCGCGCCGTCGAGACCGCCGCCGCCGTTCAGGATGTTGTTGCCCACGTTGCCATTGAGAGTCTGCACGCCGCTATTGCCGACGAGGTAGACGTCGCCGCTTGAGCCCGTAGCATTCACCGTAGCGACAGTCGCCGCGTTGGTGAGGGCGAAGCCGCCCGTCGTGCCGGTATAGTTCACGACGTTCGCGCCGACCGTATCCTGGATCACCACACCGTCGCTGCCGGCCGAGATGAAGTAGGTGTCGTTGCCGCCACCGCCGACCAGAAGATCGGCGCCGCCGCCGCCCCGGATCGTCTCATCGGCAACCGAGCCGTTGATGACCTGGGCATATTTGCTGCCGGTGATATCGATCACGCCATTGCTGAGGTTGATCGTGTCAACTTCGGAGTCGGCGTTGAGGACATAAGTCGTACCTGCCGCGAGGCCGGTGGCATCCTTAAAGCCAGCTGCAAAGTTCAGCGTGTCGAACAGGCCGCCACCGGAAGCCTCGATGACCACGTCGTTGGCCTGACGGACCGTGTAGGTGTCGTCTCCGCTAAGACCGATCAGCGTATCGCCCTTGCCGGCGTCCGCACCGGTGTTCAGAACACCGTCGAGCGTATTCTTGCCGAAGTTGCCGATCAGCGTGTTGGCATTCGCAGCACCGGTCAGATCGATTGCCGTGGTAGCGCCCTGGTCGGACGTCGAAAGCGTCTCAACGCCGCCACCAAGACCGCCGCCGAGAACCGTCCCGAGCGAGTAGGTCACGCTCGTGAAGATCGTGTCGTTCGCGCCGCCGGCATCCTTGGTGTTGTCGACAACGCCCGCTGTGCTGAACTGACCTTCCGAAACGATGTCGGTGGTCGCGTAGACACGATAGGTGTCGCTGCCTGCACCGCCGTACAGCGTGTCGGCATTGGTGGTGGCACCGCGATCCCCATTGAGGATGTCGTTGCCGCCGGCGCCGAAGATCGACTGCGACGCGTCGTTGCCGACCAGATAAACGCCATTCGAGGTGCCGTTATACGCGAGACGAGCACCTACCACGCCAGTGGTATCTGCTACCGCCATCGTCTCGATAAGCTGACCGTCCGCCAGGTTGAAGCCGCCGGTCTTGCCCTCGTAGAGCAGCACGTCGTTAGCGCTGGTGCCCGCCTTGCTGGTCTCGGTAACGGTCTCGCCGTCGACATCGACAACGAAGGCGTCGTTACCCGCATGACCGACGAGCGTGTCGATGCCTGCACCGCCGCTCAGCGTTGCCGCGGTCCCAGCAGCCAGGCCGGCTGCGGTCACAACCTGACCCTGGTTGTTGCCGGTGACGTTGTTCGTAGTGTCGGTCGCCTGAACGACTTCGATCGACGTATCTGCCATCGCCTTATTGCCGGCGGTGGTCAGGTTATAGGTGCCCAGGCCGGTGATGAAGGTCACCGTATCGAACCCACCGGTTTCCTGACTGATCACATCGAGCGTGTCACCGATCAGATAGGTGTCGTTGCCGTCGAGACCGATCAGCGTATCGACACCGCCGCCACCGTCAAGGGTGTTGGTGCCCATGTTGCCGACGACGCTCTGGCTGTCGGAACCGCCGGTGAGATAGATGCTCTCGGTGCCGCTCTGGTTCGATGCCGAAAGGCTATCAATGCCGGTCGTGCCGTTCGTCAGCAGCGAGTAGGTCGGAACTGCCTGACCCTGCTGGCCAAGATCGAACGCAGACACATAAACCGTGTCGATGCCCTTGGTGTCGCTGACGATGAAGTCGTTCGGGTTGCGGATGACATAGGTGTCGTTGCCGTCGAAGCCCTGGAGCGTATCGCCCTTGGTCGCATCGGTGTTGCGGCCGCCGTCGATAACGTTCTGACCGGCGTTGCCGTTGATGACAATGGCGAGATTGTTGCCGGTGAGATTGACGCCGACCGTCCCGGTCGAGTCCGCACCGGTGAATGCCTTGCCCGCGACCGGAGCCGGACCATACGACAGCGAGTCGACGCTGACATTTGCCAGGAGCGTGTAGCTGCTCGAAGAGATGACGGCGTCGGTCGTGCCGCCCGCGCCCGCTTCAGTGATCACATCGCCATCGCCATC encodes:
- a CDS encoding TolC family protein codes for the protein MRTYSLPRRRAGRRASPLLISLALPLVGSPPAAAQSTPPVSISPPSSAENPAPAPFTSTVVPPVNVDVRPPQAPVIDPAARVAVPVAGPPPLPVSEGPQDVRLPGPAARPLDLDPADDPLLASVLVSAPADGFRALVQAAVVRHPGLDETSGYAEEARYALYQQEAAKAPSGELNIVGFQVLGRQFSGDSVDNIVERTRANRRFDELAVVNQLITDFGATNARIDAAGARLRAAALGVDNAADQVALNTIAAWYDVYSLRTIMALTSAYQQDSLKNREGVRKRIAGGVSAQSDAALIENALAQLDIRSARYAQQLSSAEARFRELTGAPPPLGLMRAPELGTPPETIEEARTAADTTPAARAAREQEVAARRDARAAERDLFPTVGASINAGRYGLLESPRDYDVVARITLRQRFFGGLPQRAKGAAAHASAIAARTTRISEEGRRDAAVAFSDLEALDRQLEAMKASYAATRITRDATVERFRFSRGTIFDVLNASDTFYAAAISYVQALAQRDAARYVLLSRTGRLLDALAIPKYIVRD
- a CDS encoding calcium-binding protein — protein: MAIYVGTGGNDTIDGSATDDTILGNDGNDSLHGLAGTDSIEGGNGDDLLDGGTGSDILVGGAGNDTYYVDGDGDVITEAGAGGTTDAVISSSSYTLLANVSVDSLSYGPAPVAGKAFTGADSTGTVGVNLTGNNLAIVINGNAGQNVIDGGRNTDATKGDTLQGFDGNDTYVIRNPNDFIVSDTKGIDTVYVSAFDLGQQGQAVPTYSLLTNGTTGIDSLSASNQSGTESIYLTGGSDSQSVVGNMGTNTLDGGGGVDTLIGLDGNDTYLIGDTLDVISQETGGFDTVTFITGLGTYNLTTAGNKAMADTSIEVVQATDTTNNVTGNNQGQVVTAAGLAAGTAATLSGGAGIDTLVGHAGNDAFVVDVDGETVTETSKAGTSANDVLLYEGKTGGFNLADGQLIETMAVADTTGVVGARLAYNGTSNGVYLVGNDASQSIFGAGGNDILNGDRGATTNADTLYGGAGSDTYRVYATTDIVSEGQFSTAGVVDNTKDAGGANDTIFTSVTYSLGTVLGGGLGGGVETLSTSDQGATTAIDLTGAANANTLIGNFGKNTLDGVLNTGADAGKGDTLIGLSGDDTYTVRQANDVVIEASGGGLFDTLNFAAGFKDATGLAAGTTYVLNADSEVDTINLSNGVIDITGSKYAQVINGSVADETIRGGGGADLLVGGGGNDTYFISAGSDGVVIQDTVGANVVNYTGTTGGFALTNAATVATVNATGSSGDVYLVGNSGVQTLNGNVGNNILNGGGGLDGAGKGDTLVGGAGDDTYRVFNSNYQGSTTAAATGDVVTEGAGAGNDTVYTSASFVLGTNVENLVAADQANVTTLTLVGNALDNVISGSNGNNVLVGADGRDYLTGLGGADTFHFGGTIALANADTIADFSSAQGDKISLSETSFAATGGATAFGPTVEGAEFQNGTVASGSQATILYDQATGRVFFDSDGAGATAAVLFAQVNPGTTLAATDFVITPTTTLPTAA